In the Mytilus galloprovincialis chromosome 10, xbMytGall1.hap1.1, whole genome shotgun sequence genome, one interval contains:
- the LOC143049540 gene encoding GTPase IMAP family member 4-like translates to MTIHEFRMIDSKHTDFEASNEIRIVLIGRTGSGKSATGNSLLGKEQFESMVSASSVTSKCKRGECTQNGKKVIVVDTPGLFDTGMTNEKVTKEIVKCIGMTSPGPHAMVLVVGLGRFTKEEQDTVSHFVDHFGEGMLRYMIVLFTRKDDLSKRNQSICDYVRHVPQELAAILQQCGNRYIDI, encoded by the exons ATGACAATTCATGAGTTTCGTATGATTG ATTCAAAACATACAGATTTTGAAGCAAGTAATGAAATTCGTATAGTTCTAATTGGAAGAACAGGATCTGGAAAAAGTGCCACTGGAAACTCTCTTCTTGGTAAAGAGCAGTTCGAATCCATGGTTTCTGCTTCCTCCGTAACGAGCAAGTGCAAACGGGGAGAGTGTACTCAAAATGGAAAGAAAGTAATAGTTGTTGATACACCCGGACTTTTTGATACAGGTATGACGAACGAAAAGGTTACCAAGGAAATAGTTAAATGCATAGGAATGACATCTCCAGGACCGCACGCTATGGTGCTAGTTGTTGGTCTCGGTAGATTCACGAAAGAAGAGCAAGACACAGTCAGCCATTTTGTTGATCATTTTGGTGAGGGAATGTTGCGATACATGATAGTTCTGTTCACCAGGAAAGATGACCTCTCAAAAAGAAATCAGTCCATCTGTGATTACGTCAGGCATGTACCACAGGAACTGGCAGCAATTCTTCAACAGTGTGGAAATCGATATATCGATATATGA